The genomic DNA GTCTTTGGATCGATATAGGAGGTAAATCCTTGTGGATCCTCGGGACACTCGATCTTCATACCTTCCATGGCCTTTATAAGCGCTTCAGTGTCATTCGCATTACCCACCTTTCTGATTGCCTCAGCGATCATGTGGATACCCACATAGGCGCCTTCTGCTGCGTATGATGGATACCTGCCGGCTGCTTT from Syntrophorhabdaceae bacterium includes the following:
- a CDS encoding ABC transporter substrate-binding protein, whose product is KAAGRYPSYAAEGAYVGIHMIAEAIRKVGNANDTEALIKAMEGMKIECPEDPQGFTSYIDPKTHQIVQIQAIGTTVKNDKFPPAKYMLGNFKVYPADKLWPNFEYIDYMTKVKGK